CCAAGGCTTGCGGCGTGGTCGCCGAGCCGATCATCTCCAGGCCGAAACGCAACCGCGCCACCGGCGTGCGCAGTTCATGGGAGACCGCACGCACCAGTTCGCGCTGGATTGCCAGCAACTGCTGCAAGTGTTCAGCCATGCCGTTGAACGCCGAAGCAAGCCGCCCCACCGAGTCCGCACCGCGCGCCGGCACGCGGGTTTCCAGGCTGCCCTTGGCGATCCGCGTGGCCGCTGCTTCGAGGCCGCGCAAACGCCGCTCCAGTTGGCGCACCAATAGATAGACGATGAGGCCGATCAGGCTCAGGCCCAGCGCGGCGATCAACACCAGCCACTCCGGCGGATACGGATTCATCTGATACAGCGGACCGATTTCCAGCACCCACGGCGTGCCGACCATGCCGGCAAACACCCGGATCGAATCGCCGCCCTTGCCCAACGCCATCACCGTATCGCCCTCGGCCACGCGACGGCTCTGGTCTTCGTCCATGTCGGCGTCGTTCACCGTGACCAGACGCAGGTCGAAACCAAAACCCTTTTCCTCCTTTATCTGCGCCAACCGCTTGGGCTGCTCGGCCACGGGCACGCGCACCAGCTCATCGGCCAACAGGTAAATAGTCGCACGGGCCAATTGCTCACTGATCTGCTGCACCTCTCCTACCAGCACAAGCTGTTCTTTATCACTGACCAGTCGGTAAACCTTTGCCGCGTGCGGGCCGGTCTGCTCCACCAGCGCCGAACCGCGCAGCACGCGGGTGCGCTGGGTCAGGTCGAGGTCGGTTTCGGCAAACTTTTTCAGCGCCAGCGGAATCCCGAGCAAACGCTCCCACACCAACAGCGCACGATGGCGCTCGGTCTGGTTCATCGGTTGCAGGTTGTCGGCCATCAGCGAGAACGTGCCATGGGCCAGACGCTCGCGGTACTGCTCACTGCGCACCTGATTGAGCAGGTTCAGCGCCAGCACGCCGAGCACCGCCACCAGAATCAGCGCGGCGCACATGCCGCCGTAGATGCGCAGGAAGATCGAGTTCACAGCACCAGGTCTACGCAGGCTTCAGGGACGAACAGATAGCCTTTGCTGCGGATGGTCTTGATCAGGCGCGGATGGTCAGGGTCATCGCCGATCTTCGGGCGGATGCGCGAGATACGTACATCGATCGAGCGGTCCTGGCCGTCGTAGCCGATGCCGCGCAACGCCGTGAAGATTTCTTCCCGGGAGAGGATTCGCCCGGCGTTGGACACCAGCAGCCAGAGCAAGTCGAATTCGGCGCTGGTCAGCTCGATGCCGTTGTCGCTCAGCCACGCCTCGCGCAAGGCGTTATCCACCACCAGCGGGCCGAATTGCAGTCGACGGGATTTTTCCGCGACAGGCTCCGGTGTGTCACTGCGTCGCAGTAATGCCTGAATCCTCGCCAATAAAAGTCGCGGCCGCACCGGTTTACAGACGTAATCATCGGCGCCGAGGTCGAGACCGTGGATCTGGTCGGCGTCATCGGTGCGCGCGGTGAGCATCAGGATGGGGCCGTCATAACGGTCACGCACCTTGCGGCAAATGCTTAGACCATCTTCACCGGGCAGCATCAGATCAAGGATCACCAGATCCGGCTGTTCCTGGATAATCCGCGCCGCCGCCAGCGCACCGTTGCCTTCGATTTCGACGCGCAATCCATTGGCTTGCAGGTAGTCGCGAGTGAGTTCGGCCAGACGCTGATCGTCCTCGACTATCAATACCTGAAAGGCTTGTTGCTCCACCGGTGACCTCTGCTTGCTGTTTTTATTAATAGAAGGGATCGCTGCGAACCCGATTCTGTAGGAGCTGCGGCACGCTGCGATCTTTTGATCTGGTTTTTTACAATCAAAAGATCGCAGCCTTCGGCAGCTCCTACAAAAGCATGTGCGCCATCCACGATCCCCCCGCTCATTTGTCATGTATTCGGAGGATAAGAATGCCTGCGCATGGCCCGATTGTATAAACGGCGTACAGCCAGAACACAAGTCGGTAAATGCGTTCGGACAAGGCGGTTTTTTGTGATAGGGTTCGCGCCCTTAAAAATCCGCTGAAGCGTTTTTCCGGTTGAAAGAACAGTGACAAACGGTCTAGCTCAGTGGGTTCGCGGCCTACACGTGAATTCCTGCTTTCTTACACAATTTACGCACAGGTTTATCCACAGGCTGTCCGTTGCATTCCTCCCCTGAAACGCATTATCTTGTAGCACGGCGAAAACGGAGACCCTACATATGGGGTTTTCGACTGAAACGCCCAACCACATTTCAGACCTGAAACTCAAGCGCTTTATGGCAAGTTTCGGGTTGAACGAAGCAAGTTTTTCGAAGCCCAAACCGCGCTTGCGGATGGCACCGTTTTTTTAGCTCCAATGGCAAAGAACGGTATGGGTGTTGCAGTCATTACTGTCACCCGGGAAGGAATCCGGTTCGAGCGCAGGCTCGCAACCAAAACTTCGGCAGGGACGCGGCGATGCAGCCTTTTTCCTACTGTTCCGAAGTTGTTAGGCCGACGCTCGTCGGTTGTAGTGCTTCGGGACAGAACGGTGAGCACCATGATGGTGCCCAAACAAACATAGAGAATGTGGAGACAATCCCCCATGCAAACCGACACAACTCGCGAGAACCCGCAGGGCACCTTGCCGCAGGCCGCCGATTCGAATTCGGATCTGGCAGCTACCGCGCCTGGTCAACTGCGCGTGATCAAGCGCAATGGCACTGTCGTTCCTTACACCGATGACAAGATCACCGTCGCTATCACCAAAGCGTTTCTCGCAGTTGAGGGCGGCACCGCTGCCGCCTCGTCGCGAATCCACGACACCGTTGCCCGCCTGACCGAACAAGTCACCGCGACCTTCAAGCGTCGCATGCCTTCGGGCGGCACCATCCACATCGAAGAAATCCAGGACCAGGTCGAACTGGCCCTGATGCGTGCCGGCGAGCAGAAAGTCGCTCGCGACTACGTGATCTACCGTGACGGCCGTTCGAAAGAACGCGCTGCCCACGCACCGGCCGAAGAAGCGGTCAACGCGCACCCGTCGATCCGCATCACCCGTGCCGACGGCAGCCTGGCGCCGCTGGACATGGGCCGCTTGAACACCATCGTCACCGAGGCCTGCGAAGGTCTGGAAGAAGTCGACGGCGACCTGATCCAGCGCGAAACCCTGAAAAACCTGTACGACGGCGTGGCCCTGACCGACGTCAACACCGCCCTGGTGATGACCGCCCGCACCCTGGTTGAGCGCGAGCCGAACTACTCGTTCGTGACCGCCCGCCTGCTGATGGATACCCTGCGTGCCGAAGGCCTGAACTTCCTCGAAGTTGCCGAAAGCGCCACCCATCACGAAATGGCCGACCTGTACGCCAAGGCACTGCCGGCCTACGTCGCCAAAGGTATCGAGTTCGAACTGCTGAACCCTGTGCTGGCCACCTTCGACCTGGAAAAACTGGGCAAGGCGATCAACCACGAGCGCGATCAGCAATTCACCTACCTGGGCCTGCAAACCCTGTACGACCGTTACTTCATCCACAAGGATGGCGTGCGTTTCGAACTGCCGCAGATCTTCTTCATGCGCGTGGCCATGGGCCTGGCGATCGAAGAGAAGAATAAAGAAGACCGTGCGATCGAGTTCTACAACCTGTTGTCGTCCTTCGACTACATGGCTTCGACTCCAACACTGTTCAACGCCGGCACCCTGCGTCCACAGCTGTCGAGCTGCTACCTGACCACCGTTCCGGATGACCTGTCGGGCATCTACCACGCGATCCACGACAACGCCATGCTGTCGAAATTCGCCGGTGGCCTGGGCAACGACTGGACGCCTGTCCGTGCTTTGGGTTCGTACATCAAAGGCACCAACGGCAAGTCGCAAGGCGTGGTTCCGTTCCTGAAAGTCGTGAACGACACCGCTGTAGCCGTTAACCAGGGTGGCAAGCGCAAAGGCGCTGTGTGTGCCTACCTGGAAACCTGGCACATGGACATCGAAGAGTTCATCGAGCTGCGCAAGAACACCGGTGATGATCGTCGTCGTACCCACGACATGAACACTGCCAACTGGATCCCTGACCTGTTCATGAAGCGCGTCTTCGATGACGGCAAGTGGACCCTGTTCTCGCCATCCGAAGTACCGGACCTGCACGACCTGACCGGTAAAGCCTTCGAAGAGCGTTACGAGTACTACGAAGCGCTGTCCGAGTACCCGGGCAAGATCAAGCTGTTCAAGACCATTCAGGCCAAAGACCTGTGGCGCAAAATGCTGTCCATGCTCTTCGAAACCGGCCACCCATGGCTGACTTTCAAAGACCCGTGCAACCTGCGTAGCCCGCAGCAGCACGTCGGCGTGGTTCACAGCTCGAACCTGTGCACCGAGATCACCTTGAACACCAACAAGGATGAAATCGCTGTTTGCAACCTGGGCTCGATCAACCTGCCGAACCACATCGTCAACGGCAAGCTGGACACCGCCAAGCTGCAACGCACCGTGAACACCGCCGTGCGCATGCTCGACAACGTGATCGACATCAACTACTACTCGGTGCCGCAAGCGAAGAACTCCAACTTCCGTCACCGTCCGGTAGGTCTGGGCATCATGGGCTTCCAGGACGCTTTGTACCTGCAGCACATCGCCTACGGTTCCGACGCTGCCGTCGAGTTCGCCGACAAGTCGATGGAAGCGGTCAGCTACTACGCGATCCAGGCGTCCTGCGACCTGGCCGACGAGCGCGGCGCGTACGAGACATTCAACGGTTCGCTGTGGTCCAAAGGCATCCTGCCGCTGGATTCGCAACAGATCCTGATCGAACAACGCGGCCAGAAGTACATCGACGTTGACCTGAACGAAACCCTGGACTGGGCACCGGTTCGCGCCCGTGTACAGAAAGGCATTCGTAACTCCAACATCATGGCCATCGCACCTACCGCGACCATCGCCAACATCACTGGCGTCTCGCAGTCGATCGAACCGACCTACCAGAACCTGTATGTGAAATCGAACCTGTCGGGCGAATTCACCGTGATCAACCCGTACCTGGTTCGCGACCTCAAGGCTCGCGGCCTGTGGGACTCGGTCATGATCAACGACCTGAAGTACTACGACGGTTCGGTTCAGCAGATCGAGCGCATCCCGCAAGAACTCAAAGAGCTCTACGCGACCGCGTTCGAAGTGGACACCAAGTGGATCGTTGACGCGGCCAGCCGTCGTCAGAAGTGGATCGACCAGGCCCAGTCGCTGAACCTGTACATCGCTGGCGCATCGGGCAAGAAACTCGACGTGACCTACCGCATGGCCTGGTACCGTGGCCTGAAAACCACTTACTACCTCCGTGCCCTGGCCGCGACCAGCACCGAGAAGTCGACCATCAACACTGGCAAGCTGAACGCTGTTTCCAGCGGCGGCAACCACGGCGACGACTCCGTACTGGCAGCCCCTGCCGGCCCTGCTCCAGTGCCGAAGGCTTGCGCCATCGACGAGCCGGATTGCGAAGCTTGCCAGTAAGCTGAGCCGGTGAGCGCCGCAAGGCGCTGACCTGGAAACCCCCGATCAGTCCTCTGGATTGTCGGGGGTTTTCTTTTGCCTGCCTTTTAAGATCAAGAGATCGCAGCCTCGTTTCACTCGACAGCTCCTACATGGATCGGGCAAATGCGGAGTGCTCCGGTGTACACGCCCCCTGTAGGAGCTGTCGAGTGAAACGAGGCTGCGATCTTTTGATCCTGATTCCACCAGGCAAAAAAAAGCCCCTCTCACGAGGGGCTTCTTATGCAGCGCTATCCAGCATCAGGTCATCTGAATGATGGTCTGCATGATGGTGCTCTGGGTGGAGATGGTCTTGGCGTTCGCCTGATAGTTGCTCTGCG
The sequence above is drawn from the Pseudomonas sp. FP2196 genome and encodes:
- a CDS encoding ATP-binding protein, encoding MNSIFLRIYGGMCAALILVAVLGVLALNLLNQVRSEQYRERLAHGTFSLMADNLQPMNQTERHRALLVWERLLGIPLALKKFAETDLDLTQRTRVLRGSALVEQTGPHAAKVYRLVSDKEQLVLVGEVQQISEQLARATIYLLADELVRVPVAEQPKRLAQIKEEKGFGFDLRLVTVNDADMDEDQSRRVAEGDTVMALGKGGDSIRVFAGMVGTPWVLEIGPLYQMNPYPPEWLVLIAALGLSLIGLIVYLLVRQLERRLRGLEAAATRIAKGSLETRVPARGADSVGRLASAFNGMAEHLQQLLAIQRELVRAVSHELRTPVARLRFGLEMIGSATTPQALEKYREGMDHDIEDLDKLVDEMLTYARLEQGSPALTFQRIDLDALVNQVIEELAPLRAEVTVQRGLCLSAADNDDAWVEAEPRYLHRALQNLVSNAMRHARSRVTVSYQVGQLRCRVDVEDDGPGVPEVAWERIFTPFLRLDDSRTRASGGHGLGLSIVRRIIHWHDGRAIIGKSKSLGGACFSLSWPRNQERR
- a CDS encoding ribonucleoside-diphosphate reductase subunit alpha, giving the protein MQTDTTRENPQGTLPQAADSNSDLAATAPGQLRVIKRNGTVVPYTDDKITVAITKAFLAVEGGTAAASSRIHDTVARLTEQVTATFKRRMPSGGTIHIEEIQDQVELALMRAGEQKVARDYVIYRDGRSKERAAHAPAEEAVNAHPSIRITRADGSLAPLDMGRLNTIVTEACEGLEEVDGDLIQRETLKNLYDGVALTDVNTALVMTARTLVEREPNYSFVTARLLMDTLRAEGLNFLEVAESATHHEMADLYAKALPAYVAKGIEFELLNPVLATFDLEKLGKAINHERDQQFTYLGLQTLYDRYFIHKDGVRFELPQIFFMRVAMGLAIEEKNKEDRAIEFYNLLSSFDYMASTPTLFNAGTLRPQLSSCYLTTVPDDLSGIYHAIHDNAMLSKFAGGLGNDWTPVRALGSYIKGTNGKSQGVVPFLKVVNDTAVAVNQGGKRKGAVCAYLETWHMDIEEFIELRKNTGDDRRRTHDMNTANWIPDLFMKRVFDDGKWTLFSPSEVPDLHDLTGKAFEERYEYYEALSEYPGKIKLFKTIQAKDLWRKMLSMLFETGHPWLTFKDPCNLRSPQQHVGVVHSSNLCTEITLNTNKDEIAVCNLGSINLPNHIVNGKLDTAKLQRTVNTAVRMLDNVIDINYYSVPQAKNSNFRHRPVGLGIMGFQDALYLQHIAYGSDAAVEFADKSMEAVSYYAIQASCDLADERGAYETFNGSLWSKGILPLDSQQILIEQRGQKYIDVDLNETLDWAPVRARVQKGIRNSNIMAIAPTATIANITGVSQSIEPTYQNLYVKSNLSGEFTVINPYLVRDLKARGLWDSVMINDLKYYDGSVQQIERIPQELKELYATAFEVDTKWIVDAASRRQKWIDQAQSLNLYIAGASGKKLDVTYRMAWYRGLKTTYYLRALAATSTEKSTINTGKLNAVSSGGNHGDDSVLAAPAGPAPVPKACAIDEPDCEACQ
- a CDS encoding response regulator → MEQQAFQVLIVEDDQRLAELTRDYLQANGLRVEIEGNGALAAARIIQEQPDLVILDLMLPGEDGLSICRKVRDRYDGPILMLTARTDDADQIHGLDLGADDYVCKPVRPRLLLARIQALLRRSDTPEPVAEKSRRLQFGPLVVDNALREAWLSDNGIELTSAEFDLLWLLVSNAGRILSREEIFTALRGIGYDGQDRSIDVRISRIRPKIGDDPDHPRLIKTIRSKGYLFVPEACVDLVL